A window of Vanessa cardui chromosome 16, ilVanCard2.1, whole genome shotgun sequence genomic DNA:
GTCATATACTAACTGAAACTGTACTAGACGAGACTAGATATTCTATTGcagccaatgatattctaataaacagatatgttatatccatactaaacaacagaaaaaagtgtgccgcgtcgGGGAccgtttactttattttatttttacatttcgttaaaagtaaataggatagcttgataaaaacaataagtaaaagggataaccaactagatgttttaattacgcaaaacgtattactacgtaattatgtgAGAAATAagattcacatttaattaatttaggtaaaaaattatttctttcgTATTAATGAGCTCTAAATAGATTGTCACAGTATGCTGTGAATGGATATCTTcataacagttttataaaataaagtttcacaAAATATTTGCAGTTATATAAACTTGATTAATTTAACATGTAGAGTTATATCAAATTCATTGGAGATGATATACATATCGATTATTAATTAAGGTATTAAAAGTatcgttaatttaataataaaataagtatttatgtttgctatgcaattttataattataataatgagtcTGTGAATcacttgatttttatttagtgaATAATGATTGATCATGATTGGCTAAAAAGAGTAAATGCTGTATTTTAACCAATCACATTAGATTAGTAATGGAGGATAGACAGCTGTAACAATGTTGACAGATAATTGAATTGATGTTTTCTTGTCGTATGTGGCGTCTTGTGTATTTatctttctttttaatattttaataaaaattgcatttatttagTGTTTTTTACATAACTTTACGTTTACTTTAAATGGTTAGGTGTAAGTGTTCATAATCATAAGGAAATAGTAAAGTAGCGCTTGAATTCAGTTTTCTAAGTCTAAAATGGATAGAAATAATATGAGGTGAGAACGATGCTTTGTTGTACTAACGTTTCTCTTGCAAACCTTTCACATAGATACGTTACGTGATCGTTGAGTTAAATGAGCTTACTTTTTGTCAATAAAgtctacaaatataaatatattgatctcttttttgcctaacaacaACTTTATAGGAGGATCGAATGTATCGCTTGCTGTTTATTCATAGAACGTGCTTTTAgacaaatttgatattttaaaaataatatttttaaattttgtaacgtAGCCGTTTTCATACagcgatttgttttatttatgttgttatCAATTCTTATCTCGTTGCTAAACACGAAGTCACGAACAGTGCACGCACACTCAATGATATCAATAACCGAGTtatattcagttttattttgaaatcgaaaataattgtagtataaatgaataaagtaaaagttTCAAGTATGTTAATTTTTTGAAAGTTActgacagaaaaaaaataatattaaattttttaatacctATTGTGTGTACATGAAaatgaaaatcttttaaaatataaaaccaagtttttttaagtatattggttaaaaacataaaaatgttattgtatacaaacttttttatattattagaacataatatacaaaaaatattgtcattattttttcaGATCAAATTATGTGAATAGTGGACCGAGGTCTCTGCCACACATGGGAGGTGGCAAGCGTCACAATGGCAATGGTCACAATGGGTCACGGCTCAGCCCACCAGCACAGACTGCCAACAATAATCACAATAACAGTAATCACCATGATGatctgattaattatatttttgaatccTGGAATAAGGTAACTATGTTacaatttctattatattatatgtctaTGAATAATTGAGTAATGTTTAACATTAATCATGAAAATAACACCTTTGAGCTATCTAGTTTGTAGTATGCTTACTTAATCTGAAAGTAGGTACTTACAAACATCTTATGACAAGTGTATAAATTTGTAACAAAACCtgcatagtaaatatatatatttatagtatacaaattaactaattatattgaCAGTTACTTGTTGTGATTAGtttgatagaaaataaaaaatatccaaagaaTATCAGGATACAATCTCAGTGAGAAGTCATTATAAAGTTAATACTAATAACTGTGATCCCAATACAAAGTGTAGAGTAGTGCTTGGATTAGTTGGCTACTTGTattagtaatgtaataaataataacacttcATTTTTCAGGTAACTCGTGAACTAGAAAGAGGTAGCGATGAAGCAAAATACTATCAAGACGTTTTAGGTCCCAGACAGCTGGCTAATTTTAGACCATTTAACTTGGAGGAGTGGTGGGGGCGTCGTGTTATCCAGAGCATAAATCGTAATAAGCATCGGTCTTAGTTCTTACAAAGTGGCGAGTTATTAATATCTCATTGTGACATCATGGCTACACAATATTTTCTTCTAATCATACTTTTGGTACATTCTTTGAACAGTTTCCAAAGGCAGTATCGGTAGAATGAAAtgaacaatatttacatataattagatcatttttcatattattatgtgGGAAATATTTATTAGGCATTTGTTACTTTGTGGGAAAACCATAAATGTGTTCTAAAACTTGTTTTTAATAACTCTTTTGATGaacaaactataaaataaaaagaagtaaTATGTTAGTTTAATGTATTCTTTATGAAACTATCTTTATCAAGTAatgtaacttatatttaatttatcaacagaaataaatataattcagtcTAAGTACACCAAACATTTTTCTAGGCACAATATTCACTAAAGATCACTATgaaatttttctaaataatcttttttatttgcaCAATAAGTcacatacaatatttaaaacatgctataaaataaattattcaattctattcttacaataataacttaaaaatatttaacataatggtacatacaattttaatgccctattattaaaattatgtaattattaatttgttattttaattggattttttttataaataaatgacgtACAATACTTATGTGTGATTAAAGATGgcaataacattacatttaacTGTTAAGATGTACAAtgagatatttttaacattatagaGAGTGTGTTTGTAACACTGATCTTCGTTTTCCCAACATGTCACTATGAATGAAAACtgcgaattttaaatttacataatgttaagttcaaaaattttaatctttGATAATATTTCTCTGTGTTGGAAATATCCTGGATTTTTAAAAGCACGTAGGAGATTATTAAGTaggttttgtaaaaaa
This region includes:
- the LOC124536298 gene encoding uncharacterized protein LOC124536298, with translation MDRNNMRSNYVNSGPRSLPHMGGGKRHNGNGHNGSRLSPPAQTANNNHNNSNHHDDLINYIFESWNKVTRELERGSDEAKYYQDVLGPRQLANFRPFNLEEWWGRRVIQSINRNKHRS